From one Aquicella siphonis genomic stretch:
- a CDS encoding DUF3592 domain-containing protein — protein sequence MQIVVRFFLSLLFAAIMTICIVLLEQGYDNNIYPDKTINENFRKTTALIISKQLTRSEDYPRQYRADFLISYKVNDVQYQRWVSDNGLDRSFDLDRRAQEARLLRYRIGQSYPCWYPPENPESAVLAHRHDWMAVLPMMIPAVTGVLVFYYFLKNFFWLAGAAFARISRSRLQNI from the coding sequence ATGCAGATTGTTGTTCGTTTTTTTCTTTCTTTATTGTTTGCGGCAATCATGACTATCTGCATAGTCCTGCTTGAGCAGGGTTACGATAATAATATTTATCCGGATAAAACCATCAACGAAAATTTTCGTAAAACGACCGCATTGATTATAAGCAAACAGTTAACCCGGTCTGAAGATTATCCGCGGCAATACCGTGCGGATTTCCTTATCAGCTATAAAGTCAATGATGTCCAATACCAGCGCTGGGTATCAGACAATGGTCTGGACAGATCATTTGATCTGGATCGTCGTGCTCAGGAAGCCAGGCTGTTGCGATATCGCATCGGGCAGTCTTATCCTTGCTGGTATCCTCCGGAAAATCCTGAGTCCGCTGTGCTGGCCCATCGACATGACTGGATGGCAGTACTTCCCATGATGATACCCGCAGTAACAGGGGTGCTGGTTTTTTACTATTTCCTCAAGAATTTTTTCTGGCTTGCGGGCGCGGCATTTGCGAGAATCAGCCGCAGCCGTCTGCAAAATATCTGA
- a CDS encoding S41 family peptidase, which yields MRLRPLILSILFSAALISIIPLGFSQTPAAKPAAPAPTIAPATSSAPELQSTDLTLTSQSKGQTVSDDDINRFTNTIVLIKDFYVQPIGDKTLLDDAIRGMVSGLDPHSEYLDGDAYKTLLMTTSGEFGGVGIEVTPEYGILKIVTPMDDTPAAKAGIKPGDYIVAIDGKLVSEMTLQDAVDKMRGKQGSQVALTILRKGEKTPLTFKLNREIIRIASVKAKMLDGNFGYVRLTQFQEPTAKLMRDAILNLKNKNNGHLNGIILDLRNNPGGLLETAVQVVDSFLDTKKLNNKYNDVIVYTEGRLPEAQYSAKANGTDILNGAPIVVLINGGSASASEIVAGALQDYRRALIVGTTSFGKGSVQTVIPLDKTHALKLTTALYHTPSGKVIQNIGIIPDVQIEDLKIMQKKTDEDLAMIEPIKEYQLKNHLAGTSTNDPKAVEQNDLGLASDDFQLFEALKILRTMYRLNTMGSNS from the coding sequence ATGAGACTACGCCCTCTGATCTTGAGCATTCTGTTTTCTGCCGCACTGATTAGCATTATTCCTCTCGGCTTTTCCCAGACACCCGCAGCCAAGCCTGCCGCTCCCGCGCCGACCATAGCGCCAGCCACAAGCAGCGCACCGGAACTTCAGTCAACCGATCTCACGCTGACATCTCAATCCAAAGGTCAAACCGTGAGTGATGATGATATTAACCGCTTTACCAATACCATTGTCCTGATCAAGGATTTTTACGTTCAACCCATAGGAGACAAAACACTGCTGGATGATGCGATTCGCGGCATGGTGAGCGGCCTGGATCCTCATTCCGAATACCTGGATGGCGACGCTTACAAAACCTTGCTGATGACTACTAGCGGTGAATTTGGCGGCGTGGGAATTGAAGTCACTCCCGAATACGGCATTCTCAAAATCGTGACTCCCATGGATGATACACCCGCTGCGAAAGCCGGCATCAAACCGGGAGATTATATAGTTGCCATCGACGGCAAACTCGTCAGTGAAATGACATTACAAGACGCAGTTGACAAGATGCGCGGGAAACAAGGCTCCCAGGTGGCTCTCACCATTTTGCGCAAAGGCGAGAAAACTCCTCTCACCTTCAAACTCAACCGCGAAATTATCCGCATTGCCAGCGTGAAAGCCAAAATGCTGGATGGCAATTTTGGTTATGTGCGTCTCACCCAGTTTCAGGAACCCACTGCCAAACTCATGCGTGATGCAATACTGAATTTAAAAAACAAGAATAACGGCCACTTGAACGGCATTATCCTTGACTTGCGCAACAACCCGGGGGGATTGCTGGAAACAGCGGTTCAGGTTGTCGATTCTTTCCTGGACACCAAAAAATTAAACAATAAATATAATGATGTCATCGTCTATACTGAAGGCCGGCTTCCTGAAGCACAATATAGCGCCAAGGCAAACGGCACTGACATTCTGAACGGCGCGCCCATTGTGGTCCTGATCAATGGCGGTTCGGCTTCCGCTTCTGAAATTGTCGCCGGCGCCCTGCAGGATTACCGTCGCGCGTTGATCGTTGGAACTACCAGCTTTGGCAAGGGTTCCGTGCAAACCGTCATACCACTCGATAAAACCCATGCGCTCAAACTGACAACCGCGCTGTATCACACCCCGTCAGGCAAGGTGATACAAAATATCGGCATCATTCCTGATGTGCAAATCGAAGATTTGAAAATCATGCAAAAGAAGACGGATGAAGATCTCGCGATGATAGAACCCATCAAGGAATACCAGCTTAAAAACCATCTGGCAGGAACCTCTACGAACGATCCCAAAGCAGTAGAGCAAAATGATCTCGGGCTGGCAAGCGATGATTTTCAACTATTTGAAGCCTTGAAAATCCTGAGGACCATGTATCGTCTGAATACTATGGGCAGTAACTCTTGA
- the nagA gene encoding N-acetylglucosamine-6-phosphate deacetylase gives MTESNRIIFSGMQILVGNEWSLEHAVVVEEGIIKAVLPADMIGHQLPAKQVVYSPHHYLIPGLIDLHIHGAGGHDVMDGNEKALRGICETLASEGVTGFLATTMTAPVAKLESVLSAIAAFMPGREGAAILGIHLEGPFISRDKMGAQAGDHVALPNPEWVQRWHEMTRGAFKLMTLAPELTDVIPMIKTLRRLGVTSSVGHTNAGYAETCHALAAGCSHATHLFNAMRGLHHREPGAAGALLLSDKVNVELIVDGLHLHPAVVDLAWRLKGTDRIVLVTDAMRAKCLGDGAFELGGHTVTVHAGCAALPDGTLAGSTLRMPQAIRNMAQYTECSLADAVRMASANPARILGLDGRKGSIENGKDADLVVMDSAFEVELTLRGGKEVFKKHA, from the coding sequence ATGACTGAAAGTAATCGAATCATTTTTTCAGGCATGCAAATCCTCGTGGGGAACGAATGGTCACTGGAGCACGCTGTTGTGGTGGAAGAGGGTATTATCAAGGCAGTACTGCCTGCGGATATGATCGGCCACCAGCTGCCTGCGAAACAGGTTGTGTATTCACCCCATCATTATCTCATTCCAGGCCTGATTGATTTGCATATTCATGGCGCGGGCGGTCATGATGTGATGGATGGCAATGAGAAAGCGCTGCGGGGTATATGTGAAACTCTGGCGTCCGAAGGCGTCACAGGCTTTCTGGCAACCACCATGACTGCGCCTGTGGCTAAGCTGGAGTCGGTATTGAGTGCTATCGCTGCATTTATGCCGGGCAGGGAGGGCGCCGCGATACTTGGCATTCATCTGGAGGGCCCGTTCATTTCCCGGGATAAAATGGGGGCGCAAGCGGGCGATCATGTCGCACTGCCGAATCCGGAATGGGTACAGCGGTGGCATGAAATGACCCGGGGTGCGTTCAAACTGATGACCCTGGCGCCAGAATTAACGGATGTGATTCCCATGATCAAGACCTTGCGCAGACTGGGGGTGACGTCATCGGTAGGGCATACCAATGCGGGCTATGCTGAAACCTGCCATGCGCTTGCGGCGGGATGTTCCCATGCTACCCATCTTTTCAATGCCATGCGCGGACTCCATCACCGCGAACCGGGCGCGGCTGGCGCATTGCTTTTGTCTGATAAGGTCAATGTGGAATTGATTGTGGACGGATTGCACTTGCATCCTGCCGTTGTTGATCTGGCCTGGCGTCTGAAAGGCACGGATAGAATTGTGCTGGTGACGGACGCGATGCGGGCAAAATGCCTGGGTGATGGCGCGTTTGAATTGGGCGGTCATACGGTAACCGTGCATGCCGGATGCGCGGCGCTCCCCGACGGGACGCTCGCGGGAAGCACCTTGCGCATGCCGCAGGCCATACGAAACATGGCGCAGTATACCGAGTGTTCTCTGGCAGACGCAGTCAGGATGGCATCTGCCAACCCGGCCCGCATCCTTGGCCTGGACGGCCGCAAAGGCAGCATTGAAAACGGCAAGGATGCGGATTTGGTGGTAATGGATTCCGCGTTCGAAGTGGAGTTGACACTGCGCGGCGGCAAGGAAGTATTCAAAAAGCATGCATAG
- the gpmI gene encoding 2,3-bisphosphoglycerate-independent phosphoglycerate mutase, producing MKSFRPRPLVLVILDGWGYRDKTDFNAIAAAHKPNWDNMWRHYPHTCISGSGHCVGLPDGQMGNSEVGHLTMGAGRVVHQDLTRIDLAINSGEFFDNKTLTDALRLAQSTNKSVHIMGLLSPGGVHSHEKHIHAMIELAARLQSKSVFIHVFLDGRDTPPRSALSSLQSLDAHCRRLQCGKIVSLIGRYYAMDRDKRWDRVHKAYDLLTQGKAAYTAETAEQGLRLAYERGESDEFIQATAIQTKNATPVTMSDGDVVIFMNFRADRAREITQTLIDPDFHGFIRDQWPRLGAFVCLSEYDSRFPVPVAFPPQSLQHILGEYISQLGLRQLRIAETEKYAHVTFFFNGGVEHPYPGEDRILIPSPKVATYDLQPQMSAPEVTERLVHEIKTCQYDMIVCNFANPDMVGHTGNFEATVKAIEAIDQCLGTILKTLHEVQGELIITADHGNAEQMFDIEHNQPHTAHTSDPVPFLYAGRKAEIIKTDGKLSDIAPTLLYLMGLPQPAEMTGTSLVKLV from the coding sequence ATGAAAAGTTTTCGCCCGCGACCGCTCGTACTGGTTATCCTCGATGGCTGGGGATATCGTGACAAAACAGATTTCAATGCTATTGCCGCCGCGCATAAACCCAACTGGGACAATATGTGGCGTCACTATCCGCATACATGCATTTCCGGTTCCGGACATTGTGTCGGCCTGCCTGACGGGCAGATGGGGAATTCCGAAGTCGGGCATTTAACCATGGGTGCGGGACGAGTCGTTCACCAAGATCTGACACGAATTGATCTTGCTATCAACAGCGGAGAATTTTTTGATAATAAAACACTCACAGATGCTCTAAGACTGGCACAATCAACAAACAAATCTGTTCATATCATGGGACTGCTCTCTCCCGGCGGCGTGCACAGCCATGAAAAACATATACACGCCATGATTGAACTGGCGGCCAGGCTGCAATCCAAGTCCGTATTCATTCATGTTTTTCTTGACGGGCGTGACACCCCGCCTCGCAGCGCGCTCTCTTCGCTGCAATCACTGGATGCGCACTGCCGGCGCCTCCAGTGTGGAAAAATCGTTTCGCTGATAGGACGCTATTATGCCATGGACCGTGACAAACGCTGGGATCGTGTCCACAAGGCATATGATCTTCTGACGCAAGGCAAAGCAGCGTATACGGCGGAAACCGCAGAACAAGGCCTCAGGCTCGCATATGAACGCGGAGAAAGCGATGAGTTCATCCAGGCCACGGCCATCCAAACCAAAAACGCTACGCCTGTCACGATGAGTGACGGTGATGTGGTCATTTTCATGAATTTTCGCGCAGACCGCGCGCGTGAAATTACCCAGACACTCATTGATCCCGACTTTCATGGTTTCATACGGGACCAATGGCCAAGGCTGGGAGCGTTTGTATGTCTGTCCGAATACGACAGCCGATTTCCAGTCCCAGTAGCCTTTCCGCCTCAATCCCTGCAGCACATCCTGGGTGAATACATCAGTCAGCTGGGACTCCGGCAGCTGCGTATTGCCGAGACTGAAAAATACGCCCATGTCACTTTCTTTTTTAACGGCGGAGTAGAACATCCCTACCCCGGAGAAGACCGCATACTGATTCCCTCACCCAAGGTAGCCACTTATGATTTGCAGCCGCAAATGAGCGCGCCGGAAGTGACCGAACGGCTGGTACATGAGATTAAAACATGTCAATACGATATGATTGTATGCAACTTCGCCAATCCGGATATGGTTGGTCATACCGGAAACTTTGAAGCAACTGTCAAGGCCATAGAAGCCATAGATCAATGCCTGGGAACCATACTCAAGACACTGCATGAAGTTCAGGGAGAGTTGATTATTACCGCTGATCACGGAAATGCGGAACAAATGTTTGATATTGAACATAATCAACCACATACAGCCCATACCAGTGATCCGGTCCCGTTTCTCTATGCGGGGCGCAAGGCTGAGATCATCAAGACAGACGGCAAATTATCAGATATCGCTCCCACCCTGTTATATCTGATGGGCCTGCCGCAGCCAGCGGAGATGACAGGCACCTCACTAGTGAAATTGGTATAA
- the spoT gene encoding bifunctional GTP diphosphokinase/guanosine-3',5'-bis pyrophosphate 3'-pyrophosphohydrolase, whose protein sequence is MTEFDSLKDEINQYLSHEQVADIERSYLFAKQAHGSQARYTGEPYITHPLTVAHILAQMRMDPQTIMAAILHDVVEDTPVKQSEIIDKFGKEVADLVDGVTKLTQIHFENYAQAQAENFRKMVMAMASDIRVILVKLADRLHNMRTLSALPPDKRRRISLETLEIFAPIANRLGMHAFRVELEDLGFASLYPMRYKILKEAVAKARGNRQEIIDMIHEQIRGCIKKNNIPSATLSGRGKHLYSIYKKMHEKHLSFSEIMDVYGFRIIVDKVDTCYRVLGALHNLYKPITQRFKDYIAIPKANGYQSLHTTLFGPYGVPIEVQIRTEEMHKMAENGIAAHWLYKTEKKVFNDAQSRAREWLKGILEMDKSSRNSLEFIENVKIDLFPDEVYVFTPKGQIIELPAGATPVDYAYAIHSDIGNTCVAVRLDKRLSPLSAPLISGQQVEIITAPGARPNAAWLNFVVTGKARSKIKHYLKKQQREESMELGRRLVEKALHAYDISLDKIPESILGSLVTHSRLESVSHLFEEVGIGNRPAVLVAKQIAKSMGENLKKETPDMHAPHPLVIKGTEGLAITYAKCCRPIPGDHIAGLIKSGQGIEVHMVHCDNLERYHHQPDKYVPLLWEDKIEGDFSVDLKVDLINRRGSLASLTLAISEAESNIENIRAQESDRHHFNVDVTISVRNRSHLARILRKIRKRKDVIRVLRHKPHPESIHL, encoded by the coding sequence GTGACGGAATTTGATTCGCTAAAAGATGAAATAAATCAATATCTTAGCCATGAACAAGTGGCTGACATTGAAAGGTCGTACCTGTTCGCCAAGCAGGCGCATGGCAGCCAGGCCCGATATACCGGCGAACCTTATATCACCCACCCGTTGACTGTTGCCCATATCCTGGCGCAAATGCGCATGGATCCTCAAACCATCATGGCTGCCATCCTACATGATGTCGTGGAAGACACTCCGGTAAAACAATCTGAAATTATCGATAAATTTGGCAAAGAAGTCGCAGACCTGGTAGACGGCGTCACCAAGCTGACGCAAATTCATTTTGAAAATTACGCACAGGCGCAGGCTGAAAACTTCCGGAAAATGGTCATGGCCATGGCCAGCGATATCCGTGTCATTCTCGTCAAGCTGGCTGACCGGCTGCACAACATGCGCACATTGTCAGCCTTGCCGCCGGACAAACGCCGGCGCATTTCGCTGGAAACACTGGAAATATTCGCCCCCATCGCCAACCGGCTGGGCATGCACGCATTTCGCGTTGAGCTTGAAGACCTGGGCTTTGCCTCCCTATACCCCATGCGCTACAAAATCCTCAAGGAAGCTGTGGCAAAAGCCCGCGGCAACCGTCAGGAAATCATAGACATGATTCATGAACAAATACGCGGGTGCATCAAAAAAAACAATATTCCTTCCGCCACACTTTCCGGCCGCGGGAAACACCTTTACAGCATTTACAAAAAAATGCATGAAAAACATCTGTCATTCTCTGAAATCATGGACGTTTATGGCTTTCGCATTATCGTTGACAAGGTGGACACCTGTTATCGCGTACTGGGAGCCTTGCATAACCTGTACAAGCCCATCACGCAACGGTTCAAGGATTATATCGCGATACCCAAGGCAAATGGATACCAATCCCTGCATACCACTTTGTTTGGCCCTTACGGCGTGCCCATTGAAGTACAAATCCGCACCGAAGAAATGCATAAGATGGCTGAAAACGGCATTGCCGCGCACTGGCTTTATAAAACAGAAAAGAAAGTTTTCAACGATGCCCAGTCGCGCGCGCGCGAATGGCTGAAAGGTATTCTGGAAATGGATAAAAGCTCGAGGAATTCCCTGGAGTTTATCGAGAATGTCAAAATTGACTTGTTCCCCGACGAAGTCTATGTCTTTACCCCCAAAGGCCAGATCATAGAATTGCCCGCGGGTGCAACGCCTGTCGATTATGCTTATGCCATTCACTCCGACATAGGCAATACCTGTGTGGCTGTGCGCCTGGACAAACGCCTTTCGCCCTTGAGCGCCCCCTTGATCAGCGGACAGCAGGTTGAAATCATCACTGCTCCGGGCGCGCGGCCGAATGCCGCGTGGCTTAATTTCGTTGTGACCGGAAAAGCGCGCAGCAAAATCAAGCATTATCTGAAAAAACAACAGCGCGAAGAATCCATGGAATTGGGCCGACGCCTGGTGGAAAAAGCCTTGCACGCTTATGATATCTCCCTGGACAAAATTCCCGAATCCATTCTGGGGTCGCTGGTCACTCACTCACGGCTGGAATCCGTCAGCCATTTATTCGAAGAGGTAGGAATAGGCAACCGCCCCGCCGTCCTGGTAGCAAAACAGATTGCCAAGTCCATGGGTGAAAATCTCAAAAAAGAAACACCTGACATGCACGCACCGCACCCGCTGGTGATCAAGGGAACCGAAGGCCTCGCCATTACCTACGCCAAGTGCTGCCGGCCCATACCAGGCGACCACATCGCGGGATTGATCAAGAGCGGTCAAGGCATTGAAGTGCATATGGTGCATTGCGATAACCTTGAGCGCTATCACCATCAGCCTGACAAATATGTCCCTTTACTGTGGGAAGACAAGATAGAGGGTGATTTTTCCGTCGATCTCAAAGTGGACTTGATCAACCGCCGCGGTAGTCTCGCATCATTGACGCTGGCAATATCCGAAGCCGAATCCAACATCGAAAATATCCGCGCACAGGAAAGCGACCGCCATCATTTCAATGTGGATGTCACCATCTCTGTCCGCAATCGCTCTCATCTCGCCAGGATATTGCGTAAAATCCGCAAACGCAAAGATGTCATACGTGTCTTGCGGCACAAGCCGCACCCGGAATCGATACATTTATAG
- the icmQ gene encoding type IVB secretion system protein IcmQ, with the protein MSNSEKELKDQIQKLVLDSIQLDKELREKYQIGDKFRFIHDRLDALRVRIEEDLKEMAQEIEKKISRLAEDETTVYVYLFNAQGLAFPTWQKMVNPSVFYEYSVNRPLYADKTQIESFIRSRSNKAQHGYISVVIKKSDILPVPEGTEQPKDPVGSPLIKIREGSLKFNRMLSFTYQGSDYVVNEAGQLVKKQSE; encoded by the coding sequence ATGTCTAACAGTGAAAAAGAGCTTAAAGATCAAATCCAGAAGCTGGTCCTAGATTCAATACAGCTTGATAAAGAGCTGCGTGAAAAATACCAGATTGGTGACAAGTTCCGTTTCATACATGACCGTCTGGACGCACTGCGCGTGCGCATAGAAGAAGACCTGAAGGAAATGGCGCAGGAAATCGAAAAAAAGATAAGCCGGCTCGCGGAAGATGAAACCACTGTCTATGTCTATTTATTCAATGCCCAGGGTCTGGCTTTTCCGACCTGGCAAAAAATGGTTAATCCCTCTGTTTTTTATGAATACAGTGTTAACAGGCCGCTGTACGCAGACAAGACCCAGATAGAATCATTTATCCGTTCACGCTCGAACAAGGCGCAACATGGTTACATTTCTGTGGTGATAAAAAAGAGCGATATTCTTCCCGTGCCAGAGGGAACCGAGCAGCCTAAAGATCCGGTGGGCAGCCCGCTAATCAAAATCAGGGAAGGATCTCTGAAATTTAACCGTATGCTCTCTTTCACCTATCAAGGGTCAGATTACGTTGTGAATGAAGCCGGACAGCTTGTTAAAAAACAGAGTGAATAA
- the hfq gene encoding RNA chaperone Hfq yields the protein MTKGPSLQDPFLNSLRKEKIPVSIYLVNGIKLQGVIESFDQFVVLLKNTVSQMVYKHAISTIVPARNVSSPFEYTTGGFNTNGNGNKNNGNSSKSNLPPHE from the coding sequence ATGACAAAAGGACCATCATTACAAGATCCTTTCCTGAACTCTTTGCGCAAGGAAAAAATCCCTGTTTCTATCTATTTGGTAAACGGAATCAAACTCCAGGGAGTGATTGAGTCGTTTGATCAATTTGTGGTTTTGTTGAAAAACACCGTCAGCCAGATGGTGTATAAGCACGCGATTTCCACTATTGTGCCGGCGCGCAACGTGTCTTCACCCTTTGAATATACGACCGGCGGGTTTAACACCAATGGTAATGGAAATAAAAACAATGGCAATAGCAGCAAATCTAACTTGCCGCCCCATGAATAG
- a CDS encoding BadF/BadG/BcrA/BcrD ATPase family protein: MTQSFYIGVDGGATKCLVSVEDEHGNLLGRETGGPANIRLSVPQAWQSIHAALEKILSPLAIQMYDKRYHWHAGMGLAGCEIEEAYQAFLAVPHEFETLILTSDAHTACLGAHAGHDGAVIIIGTGVVGFQVQSGETSKVGGWGFPHDDEGGGAWLGLEAVRLTLQTLDGRQPVNELTQAVFAFFGSDLGRFVTWANQANSTAFAELAPVVIHCAAAGSEAARNLMRESAKAVDGVAAALQAARENQDVILPCSLAGGMAAFIEPYLNNALRAQLVPCQSTPDAGAVFLVRNYLAKSNIKTSPGREGTHD; the protein is encoded by the coding sequence ATGACGCAGTCTTTTTATATCGGAGTGGATGGAGGCGCAACCAAATGCCTGGTCAGTGTTGAAGATGAACACGGAAACTTGCTGGGGAGAGAAACCGGCGGCCCTGCCAATATCCGTCTGTCGGTGCCGCAAGCCTGGCAGTCCATTCATGCCGCCCTGGAAAAGATTTTGTCGCCGCTCGCCATCCAGATGTACGACAAGCGCTATCACTGGCATGCGGGCATGGGATTGGCGGGATGCGAGATTGAGGAAGCCTACCAGGCTTTTCTTGCGGTACCCCATGAATTTGAGACGCTGATTCTTACCTCCGATGCCCACACGGCTTGTTTGGGCGCCCATGCTGGTCATGATGGAGCGGTCATTATAATTGGCACGGGAGTGGTAGGGTTTCAGGTCCAGTCTGGAGAAACATCCAAAGTGGGAGGCTGGGGTTTTCCGCACGATGACGAAGGCGGCGGTGCCTGGCTGGGACTGGAAGCAGTCAGACTGACGCTGCAAACGCTGGACGGCCGGCAGCCCGTCAATGAATTGACCCAGGCGGTATTTGCCTTTTTTGGCAGTGACCTGGGCCGTTTTGTTACCTGGGCGAATCAAGCCAACTCCACCGCATTCGCTGAACTGGCTCCTGTCGTGATTCATTGTGCTGCCGCGGGCAGTGAGGCTGCGCGGAATTTGATGCGCGAGTCAGCCAAAGCAGTGGATGGTGTGGCTGCGGCGCTGCAGGCTGCCCGGGAAAATCAGGATGTGATATTGCCCTGTTCCTTGGCGGGCGGCATGGCAGCTTTCATCGAACCCTATTTGAATAACGCGCTGCGCGCGCAGCTTGTTCCCTGCCAATCCACACCCGATGCCGGCGCAGTTTTTCTGGTGCGGAATTATCTTGCGAAATCTAATATCAAGACATCTCCGGGTCGGGAGGGAACCCATGACTGA
- a CDS encoding MlaA family lipoprotein: protein MKNNESNGFLRLAAGLASVILLAGSCAAAYAETASSASLETQSANHSKNAKAPVTSAEKKTADKPGSDGAEKKTAAESESAAAVQDSTDSDQSDISDDLDEAANVKDPLEGFNRVMFTFNDKLDIYLIKPVAQFYNAIMPKPLNQGIHNFFNNLGEIPTIANDLLQFNFFQMSKDIARLAINSTLGIGGLFDMATRMHLPYFQNDFGLTLAYWGYKNSSYLVLPFLGSNTIRDGIGIPVDYFEFTVYPYLKPQSARYQLLGLYVIDHRANLLQFEPVLEEAAIDKYVFMRNAYMQHRAFQIDQVKHLGYKDRVEESQAVEVSSSTAAAE, encoded by the coding sequence ATGAAAAATAATGAAAGCAATGGATTTCTGCGGCTCGCGGCCGGTCTCGCAAGCGTGATTTTGCTGGCCGGGTCCTGCGCCGCGGCCTATGCCGAAACTGCTTCTTCCGCATCCCTGGAGACCCAGTCAGCCAATCATTCCAAGAATGCCAAAGCGCCCGTTACCTCTGCTGAAAAAAAGACGGCAGACAAACCCGGCTCCGACGGCGCTGAAAAGAAGACCGCTGCTGAATCTGAATCCGCGGCTGCGGTTCAGGATTCCACGGATAGTGATCAGTCTGACATCAGTGATGATCTGGATGAGGCGGCGAATGTCAAAGATCCGCTGGAAGGTTTTAACCGGGTGATGTTTACTTTTAATGACAAGCTTGATATCTACCTGATCAAGCCGGTCGCCCAGTTCTATAATGCCATTATGCCCAAGCCGCTTAATCAGGGAATTCATAATTTTTTTAACAACCTGGGCGAAATTCCCACCATTGCAAACGACTTGCTGCAATTCAACTTTTTTCAAATGTCCAAGGATATTGCCCGCCTGGCTATTAATTCCACCCTGGGGATAGGCGGTCTTTTTGACATGGCTACCCGCATGCACTTGCCTTATTTTCAAAATGATTTTGGCCTGACGCTTGCATACTGGGGCTATAAGAATTCAAGCTACCTGGTGCTGCCATTCCTGGGATCCAACACGATTCGGGACGGTATTGGCATCCCCGTCGATTACTTTGAGTTTACAGTCTATCCGTATTTGAAGCCGCAATCAGCCCGATATCAGTTGTTGGGGTTGTATGTGATTGATCATAGGGCAAATCTTCTGCAGTTTGAGCCGGTGTTGGAAGAAGCTGCCATTGACAAATATGTATTTATGCGTAACGCCTATATGCAGCATCGCGCATTCCAGATCGATCAGGTCAAGCACTTGGGATATAAGGACAGGGTCGAGGAATCACAAGCAGTGGAAGTGTCATCCTCGACTGCTGCGGCTGAATAA
- a CDS encoding RidA family protein has translation MNKQKIESSQAPQAIGPYSQAIRSGGIVYLSGQIPLDPATMMLVEGDMTVQTRRVFANLQAVCEAAGGGLEGIVKLTIYLTDLAHFPLVNDVMKQYFTEPYPARVTVQVSALPKAAQIEMDAVMVLA, from the coding sequence ATGAATAAGCAGAAAATTGAATCATCACAGGCTCCGCAGGCGATTGGTCCTTATTCCCAGGCGATACGGTCAGGCGGGATTGTTTATCTTTCCGGACAAATTCCACTGGATCCAGCAACCATGATGCTGGTCGAAGGTGACATGACGGTGCAGACCAGGCGGGTTTTTGCGAACTTGCAGGCGGTCTGCGAAGCGGCTGGGGGCGGATTAGAAGGGATTGTCAAGCTCACAATATATTTAACCGACCTGGCGCATTTTCCCTTGGTCAATGACGTGATGAAGCAATATTTCACGGAACCGTATCCGGCGCGCGTGACCGTGCAGGTTTCAGCGCTTCCTAAGGCGGCGCAAATTGAAATGGATGCCGTGATGGTATTGGCATGA